In a genomic window of Helianthus annuus cultivar XRQ/B chromosome 10, HanXRQr2.0-SUNRISE, whole genome shotgun sequence:
- the LOC110886038 gene encoding glucan endo-1,3-beta-glucosidase 12, which yields MSPFLLRILLPILLLVVILPQKSNGEFEQWCVADVQATDVELQAAIDYTCGEGGADCSKIQENQPCYFPNTLVNHASYAFNAYYQKFKHNGASCYFNSAAITTEKDPSYGSCHYDYTP from the exons ATGTCACCTTTTCTGCTAAGGATTTTGCTCCCAATTCTGCTTCTTGTGGTCATACTCCCACAAAAATCTA ATGGGGAATTCGAGCAATGGTGCGTAGCAGATGTACAGGCGACAGATGTAGAACTACAAGCGGCGATAGATTATACGTGTGGTGAAGGGGGTGCAGATTGTAGCAAGATTCAAGAAAATCAACCTTGTTATTTTCCAAATACATTAGTAAACCATGCTTCATATGCATTTAATGCTTATTACCAAAAGTTCAAGCATAATGGTGCCTCTTGCTACTTCAATAGCGCCGCCATCACCACTGAAAAAGACCCCA
- the LOC110886040 gene encoding histidine kinase 2, with product MSLNYKISGLNGTSSKMRKVKEPARGCNSVLNWKRLLLFVWVIVVSTGFCLFFLNGVFRTKIEVTGTCKDNKSLVLVEQFNVSNELLHELASSFYKSDQITALKCTKQLGDKLSTKHEITCSLNGVTNMELSGQCPVHDEKAPLVHEKLAREHDNGILKVCMWVLFVIALCSPISCLWKNRKGEMKKKEHTQSSSRSAGKWMKKLLVLFVLVGVTVSIWLFWYLNDGIQLRRRETIANMCDERARMLQDQFNVSMNHVHALAILVSTFYHGKQPPAIDQKTFGEYTERTSFERPLTSGVAYALRVRHSEREKFEKEHGWTIKKMDTEDQDQTLAQDCDPANLDPSPIQDEYAPVILSQETVSHIVSIDMMSGKEDRENILRARASGKGVLTSPFKLLKSNHLGVVLTFAVYNTHLHQDATPEQRINATVGYLGASYDVPSLVEKLLHQLASKQTIVVNVYDTTNASAAINMYGPEEIDTGFLHISSLDFGDPSRKHEMRCRFKQRPPPPWTAILASGGVLIITFLLGHIFYAAINRIAAVEHDYRKMMELKHRAEAADVAKSQFLATVSHEIRTPMNGVLGMLQMLMDTNLDAKQLDFAQTAHASGKDLIKLINEVLDQAKIESGRLELEEVPFELRTILDNVVSLLSTKSQEKGIELAVYVSNQLPEVVVGDPGRFRQIITNLVENSLKFTHDRGHIFVSVHLADEVTDENYMKIFNGSKSNAVCNTLSGLPVVDRKKSWENFENLSRKDINESEQIKILVTVEDTGVGIPIKAQSSIFTPFMQADSSTSRTYGGTGIGLSISKRLVGLMNGEIGFVSEPGTGSTFSFTGVFMKKETCSLDTVLQQYHPDTSEFRGLRALVIDQKNIRAEVTRYHLERMGISVTITSDFDSAQSSQSPIDSAVFAMVLIDQEVWDKKSGLAFLRGLKSSTKLFLLANSVSPAIQDEIQSANMVATVVPKPLRLSILISCFQETISVGNTSFLARRKPSTLGTLLRNKRILVVDDNIVNRRVAEGALKKYGAIVICVDSGKAALEKLKPPHSFHACFMDLQMPEMDGFEATRQIRRLESMVNEQIESGEVSIEMFGNAGHWHTPILAMTADVIQATDEECMKCGMDGYVSKPFEEEQLYSAAACFFESG from the exons ATGTCTTTGAATTACAAGATTTCTGGGTTAAATGGTACCAGTTCAAAGATGAGGAAGGTGAAGGAGCCTGCTAGAGGATGTAATAGTGTCTTGAATTGGAAAAGATTGCTCCTTTTTGTGTGGGTTATTGTTGTTTCAACtgggttttgtttgtttttcctTAATGGTGTTTTTAGGACAAAGATTGAGGTAACAGGAACATGTAAAGATAATAAATCTTTGGTCTTGGTTGAACAGTTTAATGTCAGCAATGAACTTCTTCATGAGCTAGCTTCCTCATTTTATAAATCAGATCAG ATAACTGCCTTGAAATGTACCAAACAATTGGGCGATAAATTGTCGACAAAACATGAAATAACTTGTTCTCTCAATGGTGTAACAAATATGGAATTGTCGGGTCAATGTCCTGTTCATGATGAGAAAGCTCCATTAGTACATGAAAAACTTGCACGAGAGCATGATAACGGTATTCTGAAGGTATGCATGTGGGTCCTCTTTGTAATTGCATTGTGTTCCCCGATTTCTTGTTTGTGGAAGAATCGTAAAGGGGAAATGAAGAAGAAAGAGCATACACAAAGCTCCTCAAGGAGTGCTGGAAAGTGGATGAAGAAGCTTCTAGTTCTTTTTGTGTTGGTTGGAGTTACGGTATCAATCTGGTTATTTTGGTACTTGAACGATGGTATTCAGTTAAGAAGAAGAGAAACTATAGCGAACATGTGTGATGAACGGGCGCGTATGTTGCAAGATCAATTCAACGTGAGCATGAATCATGTTCACGCGCTCGCTATTCTTGTCTCCACTTTTTATCATGGGAAACAACCTCCTGCTATTGATCAA AAAACTTTTGGGGAATACACGGAAAGAACGTCTTTCGAGAGGCCGTTAACTAGCGGTGTTGCATACGCTTTGAGGGTGCGCCATTCTGAAAGGGAGAAATTTGAGAAAGAACATGGATGGACGATAAAGAAGATGGATACCGAAGATCAAGACCAAACATTGGCTCAAGATTGTGACCCTGCGAATCTCGATCCTTCACCTATTCAAGATGAATATGCTCCAGTTATCTTATCTCAAGAAACCGTTTCTCATATTGTCTCAATTGATATGATGTCCGGCAAG GAAGACCGTGAAAACATTTTACGAGCAAGGGCATCTGGAAAAGGAGTCTTGACATCTCCTTTTAAGCTATTAAAATCAAACCATTTAGGCGTTGTGCTTACTTTTGCGGTTTACAACACTCATCTTCATCAAGATGCTACACCCGAACAGCGAATCAATGCAACTGTAGG GTATCTCGGTGCATCTTATGATGTCCCGTCACTAGTTGAGAAGCTTCTACACCAGCTAGCAAGCAAACAGACAATTGTTGTGAATGTTTACGACACAACAAATGCTTCGGCAGCCATTAACATGTACGGTCCCGAGGAGATTGATACGGGTTTTCTTCACATTAGCAGTCTTGATTTTGGTGATCCTTCTAGGAAGCATGAAATGCGCTGCAG GTTTAAGCAGAGGCCTCCTCCACCTTGGACCGCAATACTGGCGTCCGGTGGGGTGCTTATTATCACTTTTCTTCTCGGTCATATCTTTTACGCAGCTATAAACCGAATTGCAGCGGTCGAGCATGATTATAGAAAAATGATGGAGCTCAAACATCGCGCTGAAGCTGCAGATGTTGCAAAATCTCAG TTTCTTGCAACGGTTTCCCATGAAATCAGGACCCCGATGAACGGTGTTCTAGGCATGCTGCAGATGCTTATGGACACAAATCTCGATGCAAAGCAATTGGATTTTGCGCAAACGGCACATGCGAGTGGTAAAGATTTAATAAAGTTGATTAACGAGGTTCTTGATCAAGCGAAAATTGAATCGGGAAGGCTCGAGCTTGAGGAGGTCCCGTTCGAGCTGCGCACCATTCTCGATAATGTCGTGTCATTATTGTCAACCAAATCTCAAGAGAAGGGAATCGAG TTGGCGGTTTATGTTTCTAATCAACTTCCTGAAGTTGTTGTTGGAGACCCGGGACGTTTCAGGCAGATAATCACAAACCTCGTTGAAAATTCACTTAAA TTCACTCATGATCGAGGACACATATTCGTGTCGGTACATCTAGCAGATGAAGTGACAGATGAAAATTACATGAAAATCTTTAATGGCTCAAAATCAAACGCAGTGTGTAATACTTTAAGCGGGCTTCCTGTGGTCGATAGGAAGAAAAGTTGGGAAAACTTTGAGAATTTAAGTCGCAAAGATATAAACGAATCCGAACAGATTAAAATATTAGTGACGGTTGAAGATACGGGCGTGGGAATCCCTATAAAGGCACAAAGCAGTATATTCACACCTTTTATGCAGGCTGACAGTTCCACATCAAGAACTTACGGTGGGACCGGGATTGGGTTGAGCATTAGCAAGCGATTGGTGGGTTTAATGAACGGTGAGATCGGGTTTGTTAGTGAACCGGGTACTGGAAGTACTTTCTCTTTTACGGGTGTTTTCATGAAAAAAGAAACATGCTCTCTTGATACCGTATTGCAACAGTATCATCCGGACACATCGGAGTTTAGGGGACTAAGGGCCTTGGTGATTGATCAGAAAAACATCAGAGCAGAAGTCACAAGATACCATCTTGAAAGAATGGGAATATCGGTTACGATCACATCTGATTTTGATTCTGCACAATCTTCCCAGTCGCCAAT TGATTCAGCGGTTTTTGCAATGGTTCTTATTGACCAAGAAGTTTGGGATAAGAAGAGTGGTCTTGCATTTCTTCGTGGCCTTAAAAGTAGCACGAAACTATTTCTGTTGGCTAACTCCGTAAGCCCTGCCATACAAGATGAGATCCAATCGGCTAACATGGTGGCAACCGTTGTGCCGAAGCCTCTAAGATTAAGCATCTTGATTTCTTGCTTTCAAGAAACAATTTCTGTAGGAAACACAAGTTTTTTAGCACGAAGAAAACCGTCAACTCTTGGGACTTTGTTACGCAATAAAAGAATCTTAGTTGTTGATGATAATATCGTCAATAGACGAGTTGCAGAAGGCGCGTTAAAGAAATACGGAGCTATTGTCATTTGTGTAGATAGCGGTAAAGCTGCGTTAGAGAAACTTAAACCGCCTCACTCTTTTCATGCTTGTTTCATGGATCTCCAAATGCCCGAAATGGACGG GTTTGAAGCTACAAGACAAATTCGCAGGCTAGAGAGTATGGTTAACGAACAAATTGAATCCGGTGAAGTATCGATTGAAATGTTTGGAAATGCGGGTCATTGGCATACGCCTATTTTAGCAATGACGGCAGATGTGATTCAAGCGACAGATGAAGAATGCATGAAGTGTGGAATGGATGGGTATGTCTCAAAACCATTTGAAGAAGAACAACTGTATTCGGCTGCAGCTTGCTTTTTCGAGTCAGGTTAA